A single region of the Bacteroides luhongzhouii genome encodes:
- a CDS encoding SusC/RagA family TonB-linked outer membrane protein — MNMKLVKYMLIAILVLGTGEVAAQVQVVSGKVTEMLGNQIEPIVGANVNIVNAQNRSVGGAVTNLDGDYRLQIPAQENNLTLVYSYIGMKTKRIKYTGQKVLNVKLESNVETLDEVAITAKRIERNNMGIGHKENVSATQKVMMEDLIATAPIATVEEALQGQLSGVDIALSADPGARSSIRIRGTSTLNGSVEPLIVIDGVPYTQELDDDFDFSTANEEDLGALLNIAPTDIESVEVLKDAAATAIWGTKGANGVLSITTKKGKTGKTTFNFSSKFTAKFEPNSIPMLNGSEYIAMVQEALWNSANYTGLNADTYLKYLYDTPEINYSPNWNYFNEYNVDTNWLDEVRQNAFTTDNTFSMSGGGEKATYRLSLGYLSEGGTTIGTGLKRFNSSLRVDYNFSDKLRFGADFYFTQSDKDDNWAPKDSNVRSEAFKKMPNKSPYYMDEDGNRSSQYFSYQTKDWEGEFKADNKSASHFNPVAMANESYKNTMSRDSRANFRIDYKILPCLTYSAYASLKMSTTTTDKFLPQVATGVAWTSQYANQSTAASSESLTLQTENKLIFNKNWKDKHNLIATAVFRTTQATSSSTTSTSYGNASSGLADPITGSSVYSLGSGESEARSISGTGLINYTLLDRYVFHTSATMDANSAMGKSERLGIFPTVGISWNMQNEPFMKNTEDWMDEIKLRFSIGQSGNAPKGTAAYYGAYTSRGEYMDMSAIYPSRMQLNNLKWETSTEYNLGGDFSFFHGKLRLTFEWYNKYIKDLLQKEPKMPTTTGFSKNKWYNSGRMENKGWEARIDGVLYEKKDWRVSAYVNLSRNTNEITELPETMNPEPYTFKNGEYAIRIEEGRPFGSFYGYRYKGVYQNQEATYARDKEGNVMNDVSGKPIVMKNGAKQVCPGDAIYEDINHDGVINEYDIVYLGNCNPILTGGFGFTVKYKRLSLNALFYGRFGQKIINATRMDNESMYNANNQSKAVLRRWRNEGDNTDIPRALYNEGYNYLGSDRFVEDASYVRLKTLSLSYSLPKKVCNYLGINTLNFFVTGYDLLTWTGYTGQDPEASLPTSASKLSKDSANTPCSRRFSCGLNLNF; from the coding sequence ATGAATATGAAATTAGTAAAATACATGCTGATAGCGATACTTGTTCTGGGGACAGGGGAAGTAGCCGCACAGGTACAAGTCGTGTCCGGTAAGGTGACCGAAATGCTGGGAAATCAGATCGAACCGATAGTAGGTGCGAATGTGAATATTGTGAACGCTCAAAACCGTTCTGTAGGAGGTGCGGTGACCAATTTGGATGGTGACTACCGTTTACAAATTCCTGCACAAGAAAACAATCTGACATTGGTATATTCATACATTGGTATGAAAACGAAACGAATCAAATATACTGGTCAGAAGGTATTGAATGTAAAACTGGAATCCAATGTGGAAACGTTGGATGAGGTTGCTATCACTGCTAAACGTATCGAACGTAATAATATGGGTATCGGACATAAAGAGAATGTATCTGCGACCCAGAAAGTGATGATGGAAGATTTGATTGCTACTGCTCCGATAGCTACGGTAGAAGAAGCTTTACAGGGGCAGTTGAGTGGTGTAGATATTGCATTGAGTGCTGACCCGGGAGCACGGAGTTCTATCCGTATTCGTGGTACCAGTACACTGAATGGCTCTGTCGAACCATTAATTGTGATTGACGGGGTTCCCTATACACAAGAGTTAGATGACGACTTTGATTTTTCTACTGCCAATGAAGAAGATTTAGGTGCTTTATTGAATATTGCTCCTACTGATATAGAATCGGTAGAAGTTTTGAAAGATGCGGCTGCTACGGCTATTTGGGGAACGAAAGGTGCTAACGGTGTGTTGTCAATTACGACTAAAAAAGGTAAGACTGGCAAGACTACATTTAATTTTTCTTCTAAGTTCACAGCAAAATTTGAACCGAATAGTATTCCAATGTTAAATGGATCGGAGTACATTGCTATGGTGCAGGAGGCTTTGTGGAATAGTGCTAATTATACAGGTTTGAATGCAGATACTTATTTAAAGTATTTGTATGATACACCTGAAATCAACTACTCGCCCAATTGGAACTATTTCAATGAATATAATGTAGATACGAACTGGTTGGACGAGGTACGTCAGAATGCATTTACTACAGACAATACATTTTCTATGAGCGGTGGTGGTGAAAAGGCCACTTATCGTCTGTCACTGGGATATTTAAGTGAAGGAGGTACAACCATCGGTACAGGGCTGAAACGTTTCAACTCATCTTTGCGTGTAGACTATAATTTCTCGGATAAGTTGAGATTCGGAGCAGATTTCTACTTTACACAGTCTGATAAGGATGACAATTGGGCACCAAAAGATAGCAATGTACGTTCGGAAGCGTTTAAAAAGATGCCGAATAAATCTCCTTATTATATGGATGAAGATGGAAACCGTTCTTCACAGTATTTTTCTTATCAGACGAAGGATTGGGAGGGTGAATTTAAGGCTGATAACAAGTCTGCATCCCATTTTAATCCGGTAGCTATGGCAAACGAAAGTTATAAAAACACCATGTCGCGTGATAGTCGTGCTAATTTCCGCATTGATTATAAAATACTTCCGTGTTTGACATATTCGGCTTATGCTTCTCTTAAGATGTCAACTACTACAACAGACAAATTCCTTCCTCAAGTTGCTACGGGAGTGGCTTGGACAAGTCAATATGCCAACCAAAGTACTGCTGCTTCTTCAGAGAGTTTAACGTTGCAAACAGAAAATAAATTGATATTCAATAAAAACTGGAAGGATAAACATAATTTGATTGCAACTGCTGTATTCCGTACTACACAAGCTACTAGTTCCAGTACTACAAGTACGTCTTATGGTAATGCTTCTTCTGGTCTTGCAGATCCGATTACAGGTAGTTCTGTTTATAGTCTGGGTTCAGGGGAGTCAGAAGCGCGCAGTATTTCCGGAACCGGTTTGATTAACTATACTTTATTGGACCGTTATGTATTTCATACCTCTGCAACGATGGATGCTAATTCTGCAATGGGTAAGTCAGAACGTTTGGGTATCTTTCCTACTGTGGGAATCTCTTGGAATATGCAAAATGAACCATTCATGAAAAATACAGAAGACTGGATGGATGAAATCAAACTTCGTTTCAGTATCGGACAAAGTGGTAATGCTCCGAAAGGAACGGCTGCTTATTATGGAGCTTATACTTCACGAGGAGAATATATGGATATGTCTGCTATTTATCCTAGCAGAATGCAGTTGAATAATTTGAAATGGGAAACTTCAACAGAATATAATCTGGGCGGTGATTTTAGCTTTTTCCATGGCAAGTTAAGACTGACTTTTGAGTGGTATAATAAATATATTAAAGACTTGCTGCAGAAAGAACCGAAAATGCCGACTACTACAGGATTCTCTAAGAATAAATGGTACAACTCTGGAAGAATGGAGAATAAAGGATGGGAGGCCCGTATCGATGGTGTATTGTATGAAAAGAAAGATTGGCGTGTTAGTGCTTATGTTAACTTGAGCCGTAACACTAACGAAATTACCGAACTGCCTGAAACAATGAATCCGGAACCTTACACCTTTAAAAATGGTGAGTATGCTATTCGTATAGAAGAGGGACGTCCGTTCGGTTCCTTCTATGGTTATCGCTACAAAGGAGTCTATCAGAATCAGGAGGCTACTTATGCACGGGATAAAGAGGGGAATGTCATGAATGATGTAAGCGGTAAGCCAATTGTTATGAAGAATGGTGCTAAGCAGGTATGTCCGGGTGATGCTATTTATGAAGATATTAATCATGATGGTGTGATAAATGAATATGATATTGTTTATCTGGGCAACTGTAATCCGATTCTTACTGGTGGTTTTGGCTTTACCGTTAAATATAAGCGTCTAAGTTTGAATGCATTATTCTATGGTCGTTTTGGACAGAAAATTATTAATGCGACTCGTATGGATAATGAATCTATGTATAATGCCAATAACCAAAGTAAAGCGGTTTTGCGGCGTTGGAGAAATGAAGGAGATAATACGGATATTCCACGTGCTTTATATAATGAGGGATATAACTATTTAGGGTCAGACCGTTTTGTAGAAGATGCTTCTTATGTTCGTTTAAAGACTTTGTCGTTGAGCTATTCCTTGCCTAAAAAGGTGTGCAATTATTTAGGTATCAATACGCTTAATTTCTTTGTTACTGGTTATGACTTGTTAACTTGGACTGGTTACACAGGACAGGATCCGGAAGCGTCTCTTCCTACTTCGGCTTCTAAACTGTCGAAAGATAGTGCAAATACACCTTGCTCTCGCCGTTTTTCTTGTGGTTTAAATTTGAATTTCTAA
- a CDS encoding fasciclin domain-containing protein: MKNMTFTTVLLCILFMPFFISSCTDKIDEHYEEPEWLKGSAWEVLEDRGNYSLFLQAVELAGFKPIMEGKSILTVMAPDDTAFSAYLEKHGYSDISEINLDELKKVIGFHLLYYSYNKNKLVNFRPEGDLITDEEMNKNAGLYYKFRTRSSNVPTMEVEASTGKRRMVYHLDRFIPVFSYRFWDTKKLDAASNYTYFYPNSTWKGTGGFNVSNAAVSEYEILADNGYVYIVDQVIEPLETIYTQLESNENYSIFFNLYNENTTYTYDATLSKDFGAALGADSLFIHTHGTSLPAIAVEWYSTKYSDVANNASKAYSVFAPSDVAMNNFFDNYWEKGGYESLDDVDDLAMKYMLNQFIYKDGIAFPDEITSGKVKNMYDMIFNFDPSKVTDKSMCVNGVFYGLNTIDTPILFASVVGPAFRNKDCNYYLYMLDGTGLITAYSSQDTKYVLLVPTNEQIESEDIYLRTYADGSRLQQETEDGLVDVSSSVMRTIVNIHTATGVDGLKTNGTQVLATQTGFNYWYVKDGKITSSAAYNQILEPDNNVEPFSEFTEVKNGNDNWNNGRTYMYSGTALFQAQEGDGLQHKLSVCNDNRYVYYQFAQLLQKADMVMSSNYIFGLAGASHVIGFIPTNEAISTAIAAGQIPGMDATGAVTSSSKLRQYLLSYFIRDRENALISYPYPGSAMKSSTYVTASGKSLTYTDSGSSLSIMVDGKVANVISDYNFFPFAFDDGCFQLIDTVL, from the coding sequence ATGAAAAACATGACATTTACAACAGTACTACTTTGTATACTGTTCATGCCTTTCTTTATCTCCTCATGTACAGATAAGATAGATGAACATTATGAAGAACCTGAATGGTTGAAAGGTAGTGCTTGGGAAGTTCTGGAAGATAGAGGGAACTACTCGCTATTTTTGCAGGCAGTAGAGTTGGCAGGTTTTAAGCCTATTATGGAGGGAAAAAGTATCCTGACTGTGATGGCTCCGGATGATACGGCTTTTTCGGCCTATTTGGAGAAGCACGGCTATTCCGACATCAGTGAAATAAATTTGGATGAATTGAAAAAAGTGATTGGTTTTCATCTGCTTTATTATTCTTACAATAAAAATAAGTTGGTGAATTTTCGTCCGGAAGGTGATTTAATAACTGATGAGGAAATGAATAAAAATGCGGGTCTGTATTATAAGTTTCGTACACGTAGTAGTAATGTTCCTACTATGGAAGTAGAGGCTTCTACGGGTAAACGACGTATGGTATATCATCTGGACCGTTTTATTCCGGTTTTCTCTTACCGTTTTTGGGATACCAAAAAGTTGGATGCAGCATCTAATTATACCTATTTTTATCCTAATTCCACATGGAAAGGGACAGGGGGATTCAATGTTTCCAATGCTGCTGTTAGTGAATATGAAATTTTGGCAGATAATGGTTATGTATATATTGTTGATCAGGTAATTGAACCTTTGGAAACCATTTATACCCAGTTGGAATCAAATGAAAATTATTCGATTTTTTTCAACTTATATAATGAAAATACCACTTATACGTATGACGCTACCTTATCTAAAGATTTTGGAGCAGCCTTGGGGGCCGATTCACTTTTTATTCATACACATGGTACTTCTTTGCCTGCTATAGCAGTGGAATGGTATTCAACGAAATATTCGGATGTAGCCAATAATGCCTCAAAAGCATATAGTGTATTTGCACCGTCAGATGTGGCAATGAATAATTTCTTTGATAATTATTGGGAAAAGGGTGGATATGAATCTTTGGATGATGTAGATGATTTAGCAATGAAATATATGTTGAATCAATTTATTTATAAAGATGGAATTGCATTCCCTGATGAAATTACGAGTGGAAAAGTTAAGAATATGTATGACATGATCTTTAACTTCGATCCTTCTAAGGTGACTGATAAATCAATGTGTGTCAATGGTGTCTTTTATGGATTAAATACAATTGATACACCTATTTTGTTTGCTTCTGTAGTCGGACCGGCTTTCCGTAACAAAGATTGTAATTATTATCTTTATATGTTGGATGGGACTGGACTGATAACTGCCTATTCTTCACAAGATACGAAGTATGTCTTGTTAGTACCTACTAATGAACAAATAGAGTCAGAAGATATTTACTTGAGAACTTATGCGGATGGAAGTAGGTTACAACAAGAAACCGAGGATGGATTGGTAGATGTTTCTTCTTCTGTAATGAGAACTATTGTAAACATACATACGGCTACAGGTGTAGACGGACTGAAAACAAATGGGACACAGGTTCTAGCTACACAAACCGGTTTTAATTATTGGTATGTGAAGGACGGGAAGATAACAAGTAGTGCAGCTTATAATCAAATTTTGGAACCGGATAATAATGTGGAACCTTTCTCTGAATTTACAGAAGTAAAGAACGGCAATGACAACTGGAATAATGGAAGAACTTATATGTATAGTGGAACAGCTTTGTTTCAAGCGCAAGAAGGTGATGGGTTACAACATAAATTAAGCGTTTGTAATGATAATCGTTATGTTTACTATCAGTTTGCACAACTGTTGCAGAAAGCTGATATGGTAATGTCTAGCAACTATATATTCGGACTAGCAGGAGCTTCTCATGTTATAGGTTTTATTCCGACAAATGAAGCCATTAGTACAGCAATAGCTGCAGGGCAAATTCCGGGCATGGATGCGACCGGAGCGGTAACTAGTAGTTCGAAACTTCGTCAATACCTGCTTTCATATTTTATACGTGATAGGGAAAATGCACTTATTTCTTATCCTTATCCGGGGTCGGCTATGAAGAGTTCTACATATGTTACTGCTAGTGGAAAGTCTTTGACGTATACAGATTCCGGAAGTTCATTAAGCATAATGGTAGATGGAAAAGTGGCAAACGTGATATCTGATTATAATTTCTTCCCGTTTGCGTTTGACGACGGATGTTTTCAGTTGATTGATACAGTCCTTTGA
- a CDS encoding DUF5108 domain-containing protein, whose product MKTLGNIYLLLLVALFSACNDPYEDSTYQVYDMNPVSSYLETRSDEFSEWITVLKYADLFNAVNQASSYFTVLVPTNEAVRSFYTKKNVSSIQELGKDYARSLAEYHIVNDSINLNTFVQGGKLEAKTLSDDYLSVSFDESSEAGGFNSIYVNKEAHVKELAIQVSNGYVYVLNDVMSPLVESLYERISESSNKYSIFIDALEQTSWKDSLSTIYDEIRQEDNTVIQQKRNYTLLAVSDDTYRSEGVTSVADLAAKVGAIGTDYKDKANELFRYVAYHVIGGSYSVFDFNNFSGGATTRLWTTKADAVLEASMQSGNKLYFNYKGEIDGQSVKAMFVEDGSDVQAKNGILHEIDSWLPLWESEIPVCVEWDFADYEEVASWVNGGYGDPDQKYQTADEKEHQSDVSSLSCYTVDARSTSTSLDGLNGGYYRVGYATPKTTGSDWINCKNKDHIYLNLGYNGSVIMKTPILIAGKYKVTLKVTYAKSMDFMRTMTSGSNGGKIKFTFDDDTDTDVEVPIYASITANELGRYDVVIYDEIEFSKTKVHSMKMLVADPAASTHSKFRIQLDYMTFEPIIEDE is encoded by the coding sequence ATGAAGACTTTAGGAAATATATATTTATTATTATTGGTTGCATTATTCAGTGCATGCAACGATCCCTATGAAGACTCTACTTATCAGGTTTATGATATGAATCCGGTATCGTCTTATCTGGAAACTCGTTCTGATGAATTTTCCGAGTGGATCACCGTATTGAAGTATGCAGATTTGTTTAATGCCGTGAATCAGGCTTCGTCTTATTTTACGGTATTGGTTCCTACAAATGAAGCTGTGCGCAGTTTCTATACTAAAAAGAATGTATCTTCTATTCAGGAATTGGGAAAAGACTATGCCCGTAGTCTTGCTGAATATCATATCGTGAATGATTCTATCAATCTGAATACTTTTGTTCAAGGAGGTAAACTGGAAGCTAAAACTCTTTCGGATGATTATCTTTCCGTCTCTTTTGATGAAAGTTCGGAGGCTGGAGGATTTAATTCAATTTATGTGAATAAAGAAGCACATGTAAAGGAACTGGCTATCCAAGTGTCTAATGGATATGTGTATGTACTGAATGATGTGATGTCTCCTTTGGTGGAAAGCCTATATGAACGTATCAGTGAAAGTAGTAATAAATACTCCATTTTTATTGATGCTTTGGAACAAACAAGTTGGAAAGATAGTTTGAGTACTATTTACGATGAAATAAGGCAGGAAGATAATACGGTTATTCAGCAAAAACGGAATTATACGTTGCTGGCTGTATCAGATGATACCTATCGTTCTGAAGGAGTTACTTCTGTTGCTGATCTGGCTGCTAAAGTAGGTGCAATAGGAACAGACTATAAAGATAAAGCAAACGAATTATTTCGCTATGTGGCATATCATGTGATTGGTGGAAGTTATTCTGTTTTTGATTTCAACAATTTTAGTGGAGGTGCAACTACACGATTGTGGACTACCAAAGCAGATGCAGTATTGGAAGCATCTATGCAGAGTGGCAATAAGTTGTATTTTAATTATAAAGGAGAAATTGATGGTCAATCGGTGAAAGCGATGTTTGTTGAAGACGGTTCCGATGTACAGGCTAAAAATGGTATTTTACATGAAATAGATAGCTGGTTGCCTTTGTGGGAATCCGAGATTCCGGTGTGCGTAGAATGGGACTTTGCTGATTATGAGGAGGTAGCTTCTTGGGTGAATGGTGGTTATGGTGATCCGGACCAAAAGTATCAGACGGCAGATGAAAAAGAGCACCAGTCGGATGTTTCTTCGCTCTCTTGTTACACCGTAGATGCCAGGAGCACTTCTACATCTCTAGATGGTCTAAACGGCGGATATTATCGCGTGGGCTATGCAACTCCGAAGACAACAGGCTCGGACTGGATCAATTGTAAAAATAAAGATCATATCTATTTGAATTTGGGATATAATGGTTCCGTCATCATGAAAACACCAATTCTGATAGCTGGCAAATATAAAGTGACGTTGAAAGTTACTTATGCAAAATCAATGGATTTTATGCGTACAATGACTAGTGGAAGTAATGGAGGTAAAATTAAGTTTACATTTGATGATGACACCGATACAGATGTCGAAGTTCCTATTTATGCGAGTATTACAGCCAATGAATTAGGACGTTATGATGTAGTTATTTATGATGAGATTGAATTCTCAAAGACGAAGGTTCATTCTATGAAGATGTTGGTTGCCGATCCGGCTGCTTCTACTCATAGCAAGTTCCGTATCCAATTAGATTATATGACTTTCGAACCGATAATTGAAGATGAATAA
- a CDS encoding RagB/SusD family nutrient uptake outer membrane protein — MKKLIYIGIMAGSLLLNSSCSDWLNLLPKNEQVTDAYWKSKEDVEAVIASGYYYMRSSCQSLLKWGELRGASICTLTGDKDGMKLQNFQLDGTEAICKWENMYQVINMANVVIAHAPGVREIDDTYTEGAMNAHLSEAYFMRALMYFYLVRNFKEVPLVTTPYEDDSTPFSIAKSSEEEILKQIKADVQTALDSGGAKEFYDNDNWNASKGRVTKWALYALMSEVSLWTEDYDTCIKYADLLINATASRRPAFITIPENWYTIFNPGNSNESIFEVNWDGNTYSQTGGPSAMYKTGTSPNYQYSTKMGEDLENDYAEVLAGKDAVRSWYGAFIAFTDGENTVHCIWKYKMGDTDPTNLEAMRLKDDANWIIYRMADVMLMKAEALIWKGKENWQEAVDIINQIRTRANLPEKTIALDEEDESSMMENYLLPERNIELAAEGKRWYDMIRYAKSKNYAHKSAFIALVQQYNTTANASWIRSVLQNEYAWYLPIHADEIENNTLLVQNPYYGITGNN; from the coding sequence ATGAAGAAACTGATTTATATAGGGATAATGGCAGGTAGCCTGCTGCTAAACAGTAGTTGCAGCGATTGGTTGAACTTGCTTCCCAAAAATGAACAAGTGACTGACGCTTACTGGAAATCGAAAGAAGATGTAGAAGCGGTCATTGCTTCCGGTTATTATTATATGCGTTCCTCCTGCCAGTCATTGCTGAAATGGGGAGAACTGCGAGGGGCCTCTATTTGTACCTTGACAGGTGATAAGGATGGGATGAAGTTGCAGAATTTCCAGTTGGATGGAACAGAAGCTATTTGTAAATGGGAGAACATGTATCAAGTGATCAACATGGCAAATGTGGTTATCGCTCATGCTCCGGGAGTGCGTGAAATAGATGACACCTATACAGAAGGCGCAATGAATGCACATCTTTCCGAAGCTTATTTTATGAGAGCATTAATGTATTTCTACTTGGTACGTAATTTTAAGGAAGTGCCTTTGGTAACAACTCCTTATGAAGATGACTCTACTCCGTTTTCTATTGCCAAATCTTCAGAAGAAGAAATCTTGAAGCAAATTAAGGCGGATGTGCAAACAGCTCTTGATTCTGGAGGTGCGAAGGAATTTTATGATAATGATAATTGGAATGCTTCCAAAGGCCGGGTTACTAAATGGGCTTTGTATGCATTAATGTCAGAAGTATCCTTGTGGACCGAGGATTATGATACTTGTATTAAGTATGCAGATCTATTAATCAACGCTACTGCATCACGTCGCCCGGCATTTATTACAATTCCGGAGAATTGGTATACAATTTTTAATCCGGGGAATAGTAATGAATCTATTTTTGAAGTGAACTGGGATGGCAATACTTATAGCCAGACAGGAGGACCAAGTGCTATGTATAAGACTGGTACAAGCCCCAATTATCAATATTCTACTAAAATGGGTGAAGATTTGGAAAATGATTATGCGGAAGTATTAGCGGGAAAGGATGCAGTTCGCAGTTGGTATGGCGCTTTTATAGCATTTACTGATGGAGAGAACACTGTTCATTGTATATGGAAATATAAGATGGGTGATACTGATCCGACGAACCTGGAAGCAATGCGTTTAAAAGATGATGCTAACTGGATAATTTACAGAATGGCAGATGTCATGTTGATGAAGGCGGAAGCATTAATTTGGAAAGGAAAGGAAAATTGGCAGGAGGCTGTTGATATTATAAATCAGATCCGTACTCGTGCTAACTTGCCTGAAAAAACTATAGCTTTAGATGAGGAGGATGAAAGCTCAATGATGGAAAACTATTTATTGCCGGAACGTAATATTGAATTGGCGGCTGAAGGTAAGCGTTGGTATGACATGATACGTTATGCCAAAAGTAAGAACTATGCTCATAAATCAGCTTTTATTGCTTTGGTTCAGCAATACAATACAACAGCGAATGCTAGTTGGATACGTTCAGTTCTTCAGAATGAGTATGCATGGTATTTACCAATTCATGCGGATGAAATTGAAAATAACACCTTATTGGTACAGAATCCATATTATGGAATAACAGGTAATAATTAA